From the genome of Deinococcus aerolatus, one region includes:
- a CDS encoding RNA-binding S4 domain-containing protein, with amino-acid sequence MTGSRETAQNPQRDTIDLQDFLKISGVVETGGEAKFRVQGGEVRLNGEIETRRRKKLRRGDIVEYAGQTLTVNW; translated from the coding sequence ATGACAGGCAGCCGAGAGACAGCTCAGAACCCACAGCGCGACACCATCGATCTTCAGGACTTCCTGAAAATCAGCGGGGTGGTGGAAACGGGTGGCGAGGCCAAATTCCGTGTGCAGGGCGGCGAGGTGCGCCTGAACGGCGAGATCGAGACCCGCCGACGCAAGAAGCTGCGGCGCGGCGACATCGTGGAGTACGCCGGGCAGACGCTGACGGTGAACTGGTGA